A segment of the Sulfurovum indicum genome:
CCCAGGAAGATATCCAGGCGATCATCGAGCGCTGTGAGCTTCAGACAGGTGATGTAGTCTTCTTCGGTGCAGGTGAGAAAAAAGTTGTACTCGACTACATGGGTCGTTTCCGTATCTATCTTGCAGAGATCATGGAGATCATTCCTCAGGATGTATTTGAATTCCTGTGGGTCGTTGACTTTCCGATGTTCGAAGTTGAGGAGGGGCGTGTCAAGGCACTCCACCATCCGTTCACTCAACCGAAATCACTTGACTATGAAGATATTGAAGAGATCGAATCGATCGCATACGATATTGTACTGAACGGTACGGAACTCGGCGGTGGATCCATCCGTATACACAAAGAGGAAGTACAGGCTGAGATCTTCAAATTGCTGGGAATCTCTGAAGAAGAGGCACAGGAGAAGTTTGGCTTCCTGCTTGATGCTCTCAAGTTCGGTGCACCTCCGCACGGCGGATTTGCATTGGGGCTGGACAGACTCATCATGCTGATGACAGGTGCAGAGAGCATCCGTGATGTCATCGCTTTCCCTAAAACACAAAGAGCCCAATGTCTGCTTACACAGGCTCCGGGTATGGTGGACGGAGAGCAGCTTAAAGAGTTGGGTCTTCGTATCAGACAGACACCGGTCGCATAGATTGGGGCTTAGGGATAACAGAGAGTTGATAATAATAGAGAATATACAATAAAAAAGGATAACAGCATGAAAAAACTATTTTTGATCATTGGAGCACCGGGTTCCGGAAAAACAACCGATGCAAGTCTTATTGCAGAAAAGAATGACAACATTGTTCACTACTCTACCGGTGACATGCTCCGCGAAGAGGTAGCAAGCGGATCTGAACTGGGGAAAGAGATTGAGAGTTACATTTCCAAAGGTGCTTTAGTCCCTCTTGAGATCATTGTAAATACAATTGTTTCTGCGATCAACAATGCCCCTGTAGACAATATCCTTATTGATGGATATCCAAGAAGCGAAGAGCAGATGACCGCATTTGATGAACTGGTAAGCAAAGAAGAGAATATTGACCTTGTTTCCGTTATCGAAGTACGTGTGAGTGAAGAAGTAGCCAGAGAAAGAATACTGGGACGCAGAGCAGAAGCAGCACCTGGAGAAGAAAGAAGTGATGACAATGAAGAGGTATTCGTAAGCCGAATGAAGATCTATACAGATCCGCTTCCGAAAATACAGGAGTTCTATGAAACAAAAGGTCTTTTGACTGTTATAAACGGAGAAAGAACGCTTGACGAAGTCGTTTCCGATATGGAGCAGTTCATTCTAAGTAAAATCTAATCTTTTCAGCATCTGCTGTTTCAAAAGAGCCCTGAACAGAGGTGCTCTTTTGATTTGTGTATCTCTGCAATATCCTTACCGGCAACCCTTCTTCTATAATCAATTATATTCATTACAACATTTCATAATAATAATTAAATTTGCACAATAATAGCCTGCTACAATCCATAAAATAAGCTCAGTTTATAATTTGATAAAATCTATAGAAATACTTGACATAGTATTTTTTTTAAACTATACTGCCTTGATTAAGAAAAAAAGGGAAAAAATGAAAACAAGTATGTTTACTAAATCCACTTCAGCTATTGCATTATCATTCATGACCTCTACACTGCTTCATGCGACCAACGGGGATACACTTATCGCCATGGGGACCAAAGCACGCGGTATGGGCGGCGCAGGTATAGCTGTTAGTCATTGTGCCGAATCAACTTTGCAAAACCCGGCATTGATCACTTGTACAGAAGGAACGTCAATCTCGTTTGGAGGTACGATCTTTATGCCGGATATCAGTGCAAATATGGGTAGTGCTGCCTTACATGAAAGTGATGCCAATTTGAATGTTATTCCAGAAGTTTCCATTTCACATAAACTTAATGACAACTGGTATCTTGGTATTGGTATGTGGGGAACTGCCGGTATGGGTGTTGACTATCGGGATGCACCAAGAACACAGACAGACTCTGGTAACATGCACATGGTAACCAATCTGCAGCTTATGCAGTTTGGTGTATCTGTAGCCTATAAAGCCAATGATTTTGGTTTTGCGGTGACACCTATACTGCAATATGGTTCACTTGACATTAACTATAACAATTTTGACGGAAGCAGTGTAGGTGACGGTATCGCACAGGATCTTAATTTCGGATTCAATCTGGGTGCTTATTATGATTTTACCAATCATGGTATTGATGGTCTGACGCTGGGTGCAGTCTATAAGTCAAAAATAGATATGGACTACAGCAACCAACTTTCAAGTGCTACACAACCTTTTGCCGATCTTGACATGTTCCCTGCAGCTATGGATAATCATCTGGAACAGCCGGCAGAAATTGGTATAGGCATAGGATACAGAATCTATCAGCACACCTTTGCTTTTGATTATAAACAGATTCAATGGTCTGATGCAAAGGGATATAGGGATTTTGGATGGGAAGACCAGGATGTCTTTGCTGTAGGTTATCAGTATACGCAGGGAAGCTGGGCATTTAGACTGGGATACAATCATGCCAACCATCCAATTAAAGAAGCTCCCAGCGGCGGCGCTGTACAACCTTCACAGTCTCCCACAGGTTCATACCCAAATGCCGGCGGAGATGCTCTGAACCTCTTTAATCTTCTTGGATTCCCTGCAACAGCAGAAGACCATTACACCATTGGAGGCAGTTATATATTTACTGACTCTTTTGCTATAGATCTTGCATATGTCTATGCGCCGGAAACAAAAACTACCATGAATACTATTGTGGGTATAGACCCCAATACAGGAGATTTGTACACTGGCCCATCTACAGTTTACCACACAGAAAACAGTATCTCTTTCCAACTCTCCTACAAATTCTAAAAAACTTTTCTTCCCTTCCGGGAAGAAGAAGCACATTCATTGCCGACACGCTTACCCTCACAGATACGCTCAATAACTGCAGATCATCTCTTCAAGCGTCACCTTCACATTTTCGCCCAGAGCATTAACATTGTAGCCTCCCTCCAAAAAGAAGATAAACGGTACATTTGCCGTATCCAGAATAGCACGTACGATCGCCCGTATTCCTTCTGTTGTAACATTGAGCTGTGCCAAAGGGTCACTCTCATGCAGATCGTAACCGGCAGAGACCAGAATAATATCAGGGGAAAACTTTTTTACCAAAGGGGGCAGATCATTCTGATAGATATCGAGCACTTCAGTATCACCACTGTCTGGCATCAGCAGGAAGTTACGTGTAAACCCCTTCCCTTTTCCAGCACCGATATGGTCTTCCATCCCGGTTCCCGGATATGCAAATGCCTGATGGGTTGAGAAATAAAAAACAGTATCATCCTCCCAGAAAGTATCTTGTGTTCCATTACCATGATGGACATCAAAATCGATGATCATAACTTTTTCAAAACCTTGTTTCTGAGCATATTTGGCCGCAATAGCAATATTGTTAAAAAGACAAAACCCCATTGCTTTTACGGGTGTTGCATGGTGTCCGGGAGGCCTTACTGCACAAAATGCTCTATCGAACTCTTTATTTTTAATACCATCTACAGCTACGACTCCTGCACCGACAGCTACTTTTGAAACATGAAACGAATCAAAAGAACAGATGGTATCCGAGTCTATCGATGCAGCGACCTTGCTGCACTCCATGACCTCTTCTATCTGCTCACACATATGTACCATCATCAGGGTCTCTTCGGAAACACAGATCGGTGAAGGCATAGTGAGATCTTTTTTTAACGGTTCGACTGCATTCTCTATGGCAATCAACCGTTCTTTTGACTCAGGATGCATTTCTCCTGTATCATGTTTAAGATAAACTTTGTCAGTAATATAGGCAACTTTCACTTCGTCAACCCTATACTCATCTTCAGCGAATCCATCTCATGACGTAATCGTACCACCTCCTCCTGCAAAGAGAGGACAAGAGTTTGCAACTCCTTATTCGACATCGATATTTCCGAGGTACTGTTTTTAGATTCTGACCGGGACAGACGGTTCTGGCCAAGTATGTATGTAACCTCTTTACCATTCTCTTCCACTGTTTCACTTTTCAATTGACCGGACTTGATCATTTTGACAACATTGAAAAGGCTTAACTTATGTTTTACCGCATATGTTTTCATTGTCATACGTTCCATCTTATGCTCCTTTGGGTATCATTGACACAGAATATAAATTATACACAATTTATTCATATTTCTCTGCTATAATACACAAAAATCAGAAGGGTACTGCAAGCAACCCTTATTTAAGGAATATAACATGATGTTCAAAAAAACTTCGCTGGCACTTCTTGCTGCCTTTACTATGCTCTTTACCAATACACTTCATGCAGAAGCTGCAAAGGTTATCGATGCCAAGGCAGATGTTGCAATCGAAAAGTTTAAAAAACTTGTAAAGGGAGGAGATGTTTTCCTTAAAAAAGTCAAAGGGTACCTTGTCTTTCCTACTGTTTACAAAGGCGGCTTCTTTGTTGGAGGAGAGTACGGAGAAGGTGTACTCAGAGTTGATGGTAAAAGTATTGCCTACTACAACATCGCTTCAGCATCGGTAGGTTTTCAGTTCGGTGCACAGAAGAGATCCTATATCTTTGCATTTGCTGATCAGTATGCACTGGACAGATTCATGAAGAGCAACGGATGGGAAGCAGGTGTGGACGGCTCCATTGCGGTTATAGACTGGGGACGCGGCATAGACATCAGTTCTATCAGTTATGAAAAGCCTATCTATGCCTTTGTCTTTGACAATAAAGGACTTATGGCAAATGTTGCCCTGGAAGGAACAAAGTTCACCCGGATTGTACCTCATTGATCAAACAGGGCCGATTTTGCCGGCCTACTCATACAGCTTGTGTAAATCCTATGTAAGCTTGTCTGAAAAACGTTCCTTATAGCTGCATTTTTGGCACAGCTCTTCAACAGCTTTCCCCTTTTTAAACCCCTCTATCATAGCTACACTCCGATCAGCCTGAAGTATCTCCTCCAAAGATGACTCATGCAAATTCCCAAGTTCTATTACTCCGTCTCCGTCAAGACAGCATGGAACCACTCTTCCGTCCGCCAGGATGCCGATA
Coding sequences within it:
- a CDS encoding histone deacetylase family protein — encoded protein: MKVAYITDKVYLKHDTGEMHPESKERLIAIENAVEPLKKDLTMPSPICVSEETLMMVHMCEQIEEVMECSKVAASIDSDTICSFDSFHVSKVAVGAGVVAVDGIKNKEFDRAFCAVRPPGHHATPVKAMGFCLFNNIAIAAKYAQKQGFEKVMIIDFDVHHGNGTQDTFWEDDTVFYFSTHQAFAYPGTGMEDHIGAGKGKGFTRNFLLMPDSGDTEVLDIYQNDLPPLVKKFSPDIILVSAGYDLHESDPLAQLNVTTEGIRAIVRAILDTANVPFIFFLEGGYNVNALGENVKVTLEEMICSY
- a CDS encoding OmpP1/FadL family transporter — its product is MKTSMFTKSTSAIALSFMTSTLLHATNGDTLIAMGTKARGMGGAGIAVSHCAESTLQNPALITCTEGTSISFGGTIFMPDISANMGSAALHESDANLNVIPEVSISHKLNDNWYLGIGMWGTAGMGVDYRDAPRTQTDSGNMHMVTNLQLMQFGVSVAYKANDFGFAVTPILQYGSLDINYNNFDGSSVGDGIAQDLNFGFNLGAYYDFTNHGIDGLTLGAVYKSKIDMDYSNQLSSATQPFADLDMFPAAMDNHLEQPAEIGIGIGYRIYQHTFAFDYKQIQWSDAKGYRDFGWEDQDVFAVGYQYTQGSWAFRLGYNHANHPIKEAPSGGAVQPSQSPTGSYPNAGGDALNLFNLLGFPATAEDHYTIGGSYIFTDSFAIDLAYVYAPETKTTMNTIVGIDPNTGDLYTGPSTVYHTENSISFQLSYKF
- a CDS encoding adenylate kinase, translated to MKKLFLIIGAPGSGKTTDASLIAEKNDNIVHYSTGDMLREEVASGSELGKEIESYISKGALVPLEIIVNTIVSAINNAPVDNILIDGYPRSEEQMTAFDELVSKEENIDLVSVIEVRVSEEVARERILGRRAEAAPGEERSDDNEEVFVSRMKIYTDPLPKIQEFYETKGLLTVINGERTLDEVVSDMEQFILSKI
- a CDS encoding lipid-binding SYLF domain-containing protein, whose protein sequence is MMFKKTSLALLAAFTMLFTNTLHAEAAKVIDAKADVAIEKFKKLVKGGDVFLKKVKGYLVFPTVYKGGFFVGGEYGEGVLRVDGKSIAYYNIASASVGFQFGAQKRSYIFAFADQYALDRFMKSNGWEAGVDGSIAVIDWGRGIDISSISYEKPIYAFVFDNKGLMANVALEGTKFTRIVPH